The following proteins are co-located in the Anoplopoma fimbria isolate UVic2021 breed Golden Eagle Sablefish chromosome 18, Afim_UVic_2022, whole genome shotgun sequence genome:
- the LOC129107620 gene encoding trace amine-associated receptor 1-like codes for MEISINRTNVLTEIHPCYKLDVSYLLTSNPSTICVLFHIFLGSLSAVTVCGNLLVIISITYFKQLHTPTNYLILSLAVADLLVGVLVFPLTMAFSTTLCRYYKELGCKVRSTFDVLLCTSSILNLFCISIDRYYAVCQPLTYRAKLNSHVVVLMILMSWGVSALIATCFIIVGINQELCAGACLIFALMAYIFGLIFSFYLPAIVMLGIYLKIFLVAQRQARSIRNTTCQRTKCGATVSKMERKATKTLAIVMGIFLMSWLPFFLCTTILSFSHVYVPLPLIELLNWLALSNSMLNPFIYAFFYSWFRSAFRMIISGKIIQGDFTNSKLL; via the coding sequence ATGGAAATCAGCATCAACAGGACTAATGTTCTTACTGAGATACATCCCTGCTATAAATTAGATGTTTCTTACTTACTGACAAGCAACCCTTCTACAATATGtgtattgtttcatattttcctTGGGtcattatcagctgtaactgtATGTGGAAACCTTCTTGTCATAATCTCCATCACTTACTTCAAACAGCTCCACACTCCTACAAATTACCTAattctctctcttgctgtgGCTGACCTACTTGTTGGGGTTTTAGTCTTTCCTCTCACCATGGCATTTTCTACAACCTTATGTCGGTACTATAAAGAGTTAGGTTGTAAAGTACGGAGCACGTTTGATGTATTACTGTGCACATCTTCTATTCTAaacttgttttgtatttctattGACCGATATTATGCTGTGTGTCAGCCTCTGACATACAGAGCTAAACTAAATAGTCATGTTGTTGTGCTCATGATCTTGATGAGCTGGGGGGTTTCTGCTCTAATTGCAACTTGCTTCATAATTGTCGGAATAAACCAAGAATTATGTGCCGGAGCATGTTTAATCTTTGCTTTAATGGCATACATTTTTGgacttattttttcattttacctcCCAGCGATTGTAATGCTGGGTATCTACTTGAAGATTTTCCTTGTGGCACAGAGACAGGCACGCAGCATCCGGAACACAACCTGTCAGAGAACAAAGTGTGGAGCAACTGTGAgtaagatggagagaaaggcCACCAAAACTCTGGCCATTGTGATGGGAATTTTTCTGATGTCTTggcttcctttctttctttgtacTACCATTCTTTCCTTCAGTCATGTCTATGTGCCGCTTCCTTTGATTGAACTCCTTAATTGGCTTGCACTGTCAAATTCTATGCTCAATCCGTTTATTTATGCTTTCTTTTACAGCTGGTTCAGATCAGCTTTCAGAATGATCATTTCTGGAAAAATTATTCAAGGGGATTTTACAAACTCAAAACTGCTCTAA
- the LOC129107618 gene encoding trace amine-associated receptor 1-like, which translates to MLLSVVTICGNLLVIISVSYFKQLHTPTNYLIVSLALADLLVGIIVFPFSMAFSLSSCLYHEGLFYRYYAICKPLTYRTRVSYRVIVIMILVSWGVSVLIGVSIIIAGLNDKKCEERCLIDVLIENTIGPILSFYLPVIILLCIYLKIFLVAQRQARSIRNITCQRTKCRATVSKMERKATKTLATVLGVFLLFWTPFFLCITFLPFSNNSVPVPVIETLNWLALSNSMLNPFIYAFFYSWFRSAFRMIISGKIFQGDFTHAKLS; encoded by the exons ATGTTATTGTCTGTTGTAACAATATGTGGAAACCTTCTCGTTATAATCTCTGTCTCTTATTTCAAACAGCTCCACACTCCTACCAATTACCTTATTGTCTCTCTGGCTTTGGCTGACCTACTTGTTGGGATCATAGTCTTTCCTTTCAGCATGGCATTCTCACTTAGCTCATGTTTGTATCATGAGGGTTTATTTT ACAGATATTATGCAATATGTAAGCCTCTGACCTATAGAACTAGAGTAAGCTATCGTGTTATTGTGATCATGATCCTGGTGAGCTGGGGGGTCTCTGTTCTAATTGGAGTCAGCATCATAATTGCTggattaaatgataaaaaatgcgAAGAAAGGTGTTTAATTGATGTTCTCATAGAAAACACTATTGGacctattttatcattttatcttcCAGTGATCATATTGCTCTGTATCTATCTAAAGATTTTCCTTGTGGCACAGAGACAGGCACGCAGCATCCGGAACATAACCTGTCAGAGAACAAAGTGTAGGGCCACTGTGAGTAAAATGGAGAGAAAGGCCACCAAAACTCTGGCTACTGTTTTAGGagtttttctgttattttggactcctttctttctttgtatcaCCTTTCTGCCTTTCAGTAATAATTCAGTTCCAGTTCCTGTGATTGAAACCCTCAACTGGCTTGCGCTGTCAAATTCAATGCTCAATCCGTTTATTTATGCTTTCTTTTACAGCTGGTTCAGATCAGCTTTCAGAATGATCATTTCTGGAAAAATATTTCAAGGTGATTTTACTCACGCAAAACTGTCTTGA